The genomic stretch aagaatccacccacaatgcaggggagctggtttcaatccctgggttgggaagatctcctggagaagggaaaggctacccactccagtattctggcctgggaaattccatggactgtatggagttgcagagagtcagacacgactgagtgactttcacgttcAAACTATTTTACGTAATTAAAAAAGTCAAATTATCTGAATTTGTGTTACTAAATCAGAAAGTTCagtttctttctgtgtgtgtgtattttgactGGCATCATTACAGTTTCTCATTCAGTTATAAATTATCAGTATATTGAACATAGTGTTGTTTGACTCTCACATTTCAAACagctaaaaatctaaaaatttcaCTTCCTGGTATATACTCACAAGAGTTGAAACTAAGAACTGGAACAGATATTTGTACTTCTctgttcaaagcagcactatttgcaataggcAAATGGTGGAAGTGTTCATCAGTAAATGGAAGAATAAACAACATGTGTTATGTACATTTAATCAAATATTATTTAGCcctcaaaaggaaggaaattcgaacatatgctacaatgtggatgaaaGCTGAAGTCATTATGCTGAGGAAAACAAACCATCACAAAAGGATAAATAATTTCACCACATTTAAGTAAAATTAATGTGCATCATCTCAAGGGACactaacaaaaagaataaattgtAATGGGATAATGTTCACCTTAGTAGTTTTGTTTTATTGAGAGGAGACTGTGCTAAGGGCACAGGACAATAATCTTTTGCAATCTTCATATGCATAAAGCTGGAAATTACCATTTTATCTTATCTTAATTGTATTATTAATACAGAATGTTAATATGTAATGAAGCAATCCACATTCATTCCTCTTCGTATTCAAAGGTTTAGCACAAAGACACAGCAGAAAGTAAATGTGTTCATCTGACAAACCCTCATCAACTATCCTCATGAACTGCGTTATCTTAGGGAATCTAGTGGGTAGGAGTCAAGATCTAGATTTGTATGTAATATTAGATAAGAGGAACAATCTGTGTAAATAATCATTGTTCTGTTTCCATGGCTTTAATTACAGAATGTGGAATGATCTGATAATTtacctggagaaaaagaaatacattatgatgattacattaaaaataaatatatttattgtatGTTGTAGAACCCCAAGATACTTGACGTGAACATGACGCAAATGAGATGGTCCCGGGCACATATTCAAGCTAGCCTATGCAGAGAATTTCTTCAGCTGATGTCTTGAAAGGCGGTTTTGGAAGGTATCATGGTGACCTCAAATGTTTGATGGAATCCTCATTCACTCAGAAATTACAATTAAAAGTTATGAGTTTCCATGTAAAAGTGCTGTCTAGAAGTTTGATTTTCTTAGTCACAGAATTGGGATCTGGCAGCACTGAACCCCAGGCCCTTATTGATAAATGAGGACCTAGCTCTGAGTCTAAAGACAAGGATAGGGAATGGGacgtggagatgggcatgtcccATGGATGTCCCTGTAGAGATGGGGATGGAGGACATGTGCAGATTGGATTGCAATGAAAAGTGTAAGAATGATAGGCACTCTCCCTCCCATCTTTCCCCACtcctttttattccattttcagTAAGTTATAGAGAATAATGATCAAAGGGTATCAAGGAATTTTACAAAGGGAGGGAGAAGTTGTTATCAAAACGGGACAGACAGGTTTCTTTTCTCATACTGAATCTCCAGCCACTCTCGGAAGTGGAATTTTCTCAGATGAAGCCACAGCTACAGCaaggtgagaaaaagaaatggtgaATGACTGTGACTATGCCAGAAAGTTTGGATTTGTATAAACAGTGATGGCTAAGCTAAAACAAAGATGTGGGGGGCACAAATTAGAAGATTGGGGTTGGCATATACACGTTGCTATAAACAGTAGACAACTTATAAGGACCTAGTGTATAACAcaagaaactctactcaatactctatagtGACCTATATgcaaaaagaatcttaaaaggagTGGATACTATGTATAAGCATAACAGatttacttttctgtacacctgaaaacaACTAACATTtatatagtaaatcaactataatctaataaatggtgaaaagaaaagaaagcaagatgtGGGAATTCACAAAAGCAGCATTGGACAGCTGGAAAGTACTTTGGGGAGTTTGCTATTCTGAATATTAGGTATTCATGCTGAGACGGTTCTTGTTATATCTATATCTGCCTGTCCCCATGAGTATTGTATGGCATGGAAAGAAGAGAACAAGTGAAAATTCTGCAAATATACCAACTAGGAATGTGAATTTCACAGTGTCACAGGGGGTTCCCAACTcttctttaaaacaaattatttatttacttaatgtgCCAGGTTTTTCTTGTAGCATTCGACGTCTTGATCTTCTTTGTGGCATCCAAATTTTTAGTTGGAGCTTGCAGCATGTTTACATTTGTGGCATGTAAACTCTTGGATTAGGCATGCGGGATCTAATTCCAACACCAGAACAGGAACCCAGGGTTCCTGTATTGGGAGCctagaatcttagccactggactaccaagaaaGTACCTTCAATTCTTTTTGTTTCAAGTTGTGTCACAGAGGAAGGTCAGGCAAACCCAAAAGCCCCACATAAGCATTCCAGAGACACCCAGCTACATCGATGCACTTTATTATTTCTACTGAACCAGAAATTCGCATGGATACAACTTTGgagcttccattgtggctcagctggtaaagaatctgcctgcaatgtgagagacctgggttcaatccctgggttggaaagatcccttggagaaaggaaaggctacccactccagtattctggagaattccatggactgtatagtccatggagtcacgaagagtcggacacgactgaggggctttcactttcacttatcaggAAACATTTCCTATTCCTCTTGGTGCTGgtcatcctttccctgcaggcaTTCATCCACATAAAAAATTCAAAGTGTGCTAAACTCTGTGACCTGTTTGAATCCATGTCTCAGAGCACTATCTCCTAATCCAGCCCACCTTTCCTTTGCCTGGTGTAAGGAGAAAAAGGGCAGGCAGTGAATGATGAAAGTAAATGGGATCAAAATTTCCATTCTCAAGTTTGACTTGTAAGGATCAGTAAGAATAGGATTCTATCTTCTTGCTTTAACATCTTAGAGAATATACTTCTAGAGGGGTGGAGGGAAAGAGATTTTCCTGGTGGATGGTTCTTTATACGGCCAAAATATCAGTTACAGACACAGGGATAATTTCTCCAGTATTATCTTCCCATTGACAAGTGATAAAGACCCATCCCTCCTTGTAAGACGATATGTATTCACAAAATGGCATCATGACCCCATTTGTTAAAACACAATGCACTCCTGATATTATTTTCCGGCTCCTGTGACATTTCCTAATCCCATCTTTACATTGCACAAACATGTTATGACAGATCTTTTGAATGTCGTCATATGAtgcttggaggaagaaatgctcTTTCACACAATAAAGCCTATTGTGAACACGTTTCATCTTCATTTCGAGATTGCAGTATTCTTGGTCAGTTAACGGCATTTCAGAATCAATAATGACACGGGTTTTGAATGTTTCCTTGGTAGGTGGTTTGGTAGGCCCTGTAGCATATAAGTCATTTATATAGTCTTCTAATTCTTCTCGTCTTTCAGCTGATAAATATGGATCAGTTATCTTCACAAACTGCAGTGGCTTCAGCAGCAGGAAGAGCAGAAACAGGAGCTGCTTGTTGATCAGAGTCCCCATGTTTTCCTGAAGGGAATACAAGAGAGAAGGAGTTATGTCCACTGTGAGGCTATGCCTTCTGTTCCTGTGCAGGCCCATTTCTACCACCTTTTGCTGTTCTGAGCTCTAAGACTTTGGACCGTTTAAAATTTGACAACTCAGGATCTATCTCAATACCTGTGAAATATTTACTCCAAGGTGACCTTAGGGGAGCTATATTCAATCTAAAAGACTGTGGGTAAGAGAGGGAAAGGTGaaggaaaatggagagaagaggagaaaggcagagagagacaacagtggagagagagagagagaaggaaacaagGAAGAACCAaggaagagagcaagagagaggtgaagggcaggaaggaagggaaagaggacaAGAAGTCAAGAGGgcactgaggcaggaggcagagaagaGGCTCATGCACTCCCTCCTTCTGAAGTAAATGTATCTGTTCTCTTCCTGGAGTTAAGAACTTGCTCTAAAGAGCTGTACATGATCCCCCTTTCCCCCTCACCAACATCTTGCTTTTCTGAGGACCATTCTTCATCTtggtcttccctcatagctcagtcagtaaagaatctgcctgcaatgcaggatactcgggtttgatttctggatcaggaagattccctggagaaggaaatggcaacccactccagtattcttgcctagagaatcccatggacagaggaacctgatggactacagtccatggggtcacaagagttggacactactgagtgatttcacttcacttcattcttcATCTTCTGGCTTTCTCCTCTTGCTCATTTCTGACCATCAATACCCTTGCACAAGGGATCAAGCAAGATCCATCATGTCAAATGAGCACCAAATGTGTGTGGATTGGTCTAAATACTATTACCATCACCTCATTGCCTGGAATCGTGGGTCCAAGTTACAGTCTCCTCGGCCACCTCTCCCCACTCAGAAGAACTCTTTCACTAAGGTACATTACTCACcttttgagtctttttttaatcttttctttaagGAAGACTTCATGATTCCGTCTCAGATTTTCCTATCTCTAAATTCTTCCCATCCTGTGTGCCTATGTGCCATCATGGTACCCTCCTCATCAGAGACTGCAcagtcacagctttccttccatatGTGTGCGTCACCATGTCTATTCACCCCACTGGAGGCTGCACTAATATTTCTCCAATACCTGTCATATACATGAACAACTGTCTTTACCACACAAATGTGGGAAACTGGGTGGTTCCTTATATTCTTTCAAGAATTctactattaaaaaagaaatggaaatattcaaTATAGCACCTACTTCTGAGGCACATCTTTATAACGCTTCATGCTAATCATGTTAGGGGACTTCAAGAAAAACATTCCTTAAGGAAgccatcttatctgtctcctgagaaacctggatgggggtcaagaagcaacagttagaaccctgtatgacacaactgattggttcaagattgagaaaggattaAGACAGGGCTGTCTTCTGTCACTCTGTttgtcatgagaaatgccgggttgaatgagttacaagctgaaatcaagataggcgggagaaatagcaacaacctcagatgtgcagatgataccactctaatggcggaaagtgaagaggaactaaagagcctcttgataagggtaaaggaggagagtgaaagagccagcttaaggtTCAATATTATAACAcgagactaagatcatggcacctggccccattactgcatgccaaatagaaggggaaatgtgGAAGTTGatacatttcttcttcttggactccaaaatcactgtggacagtgactacagccatgaaatcagaagacagttgcttcttggcaggaaagcgatgacaaacttagacaaaagcagagacattactctgctgacaaaggtccatatagtcaaggctatggtcttcccagtagttacgtatggttgtgagagttggaccgtaaagaaggcaaaatgccaaagagttgatgccttcaaactgtggtgctggcaaagactcctgcaagtcccttggacagcaaggagatcaaagcagtcaatcttaagggagatctagcctgaatattcactggaaggactgatgctgaagctgaagctccagtattttggtcatctgatgcgaacagatgactcattgggaaagtccctgatgctaggaaagagtgagagcagaagagggtgtcagaggatgagatgggtggacggcatcaccaacacaatgaacatgaacttgggcaaactgcaggagatggtaagggacagggagacctggcttactgcagtccatggggtcacagagtcgaaaaTGActgggagactaaacaacaacaacatcaacaacaaggGAGCCTGAGCAGTAGTGACCCGTGGTCTAGAAAATAGGCCCAAGTGCTAGACATCAGGGCACAGTCTGCTATTTAGTGGAAAATGTCATCATTCATAGAGGATTCTTGGGTCTGTTGATCTCTTTTTAATCCCTGTCCAGATCTGACTGTTGAACAagaattctccaaggaagatttCTTCCCAGGGGAAGGCCAAGTACCTTAGGTACACTAGAGAGCAGGCTTCTTGGCCTATCTTTGCCCATGGTCTTTTGCCTCATTTATTCTTTGTATGGTCAAAGCTTCAGAGAGTGAATATGTTAAGGACAGGGCTGGAGatatcctgatactgggaataTTGACCGCCTGCAAGAGTGGCAGTGCTTGAAATaggaaaagagaagagcaaaGTTGAACGGCTGAATTAAGTACTTTCTTGTGGTTGccttgaagtaaaaataaaaataataaataacaatgcctaaaatcattgcagatggtgactgcagccatgaaattaaaagatgcttactccttggaagaaaagttatgaccaagctcgacagcatattaaaaagcagagacattactttgccgactaaggtccatctagtcaaggctacggtttttcttgtggtcatgtacggatgtgagagttggactgtgaagaaagctgagcgccgaagaactgatgcttttgaactgtggtgttggaaaagactcttgagagtcccttggactgcaaggagatccaaccagtccattctgaaggagatcagccctgggatttctatggagggaattatgctaaagctgaaactccagtactttggccacctcatgcaaagagttgactcactggaaaagactctgatgctgggagcaattaggggcaggaggagaaggggacgaccgaggatgagatggctggatggcatcactgactcgatggacgtaagtctgagtgaaccctgggagttggtgatggacagggagcctggcgtgctgagattcatggggtcgcaaagagttggacacgactgagcgactgaactgaactgaagatcatagGCAAGTATACACCAAGCCCTGAGTTCAGCACTAAACATACATCATCATCCAAACAAGCTTATGATAAAGATATTCTTATAGCTTTGTTGTTTGATAGTAAACAGTATCTCTTTGTGATGGGACATTGCTTCAAATTTTACTTTAGGTCTGGCAGAATCTTGGTTCAAGCCTTTTTCACAAGTCAGTCTGATCTTCACATCTCTGTTCCTCAGTGCTATTGTATGACTGCCTTCAGTCTCGCTTCCCCACCTGAGGCTAGAATATACCTCCTTCCCTAGGTTGACTGTGTAACTCTAGGAGAAGAGACTACCAGAAACACACAGACCACCAAAGTGGCCAGTACTAAACTCGTCTCTGAGCCACCGGAGAGCTGTAAAAACACTTCCATTCTCCACAAAGCCTAACTGTGCTGCTGCAGAACagtctcctgtttttttttttgtttgtttactccaCTGTGCTCTTGGTAGAAGAGAAGCCTTCCAATGGGGAAAACCCAAGTTATTTTCTAATATTGAAAATAACCCAGAGACCCTGACCAAGGCAGTGATGGATATCAATATTTGTGGTCTCTGTGGTGtcttgggctggaggaagcaggacAGGGTGAGCATGGGCAGCAGCGTTGAGGCTCCTGTAGCACCAGGGCCAGGACAGCCCTTCATTTTGTATATCCTCTACACTCTTCATCCTTTGTTTATGAATTCATGCTGTGGTTTCAGGCTTCTCAAAATCTTCACTCACCCCCAAGTATATGTATTTTCACTTACATGCTATCTTATGTCTATGGATTTTCAGAAAGTTTGAGCCTTTCATCCATCTGGAATTTATATTGAAGTAAAAGAGGTGg from Capra hircus breed San Clemente chromosome 10, ASM170441v1, whole genome shotgun sequence encodes the following:
- the LOC106502541 gene encoding inactive ribonuclease-like protein 9: MGTLINKQLLFLLFLLLKPLQFVKITDPYLSAERREELEDYINDLYATGPTKPPTKETFKTRVIIDSEMPLTDQEYCNLEMKMKRVHNRLYCVKEHFFLQASYDDIQKICHNMFVQCKDGIRKCHRSRKIISGVHCVLTNGVMMPFCEYISSYKEGWVFITCQWEDNTGEIIPVSVTDILAV